In the Terriglobales bacterium genome, CGTCGGAGAACGTGCTCTTGAACTGGGGAGAGTCGAGCACCTTCTGCTGCTCTTGCGGGTCCATATCGCGCAAGTGCCGGTAGGCGGTGACCAGGGCGCGCCGCCGCTCCGGAGCCAGATTGCGCATGCGCTGGAAGAGGGCGCGGGCCTGCTGCCGCTGCTCGGGAGTGAAGTTCTCCCAGGTCTGCATGCGGTCCAGGATCTTCTGCTGCTGTTCGGGAGGAAGTTGGCTGAACTTCTGCAGGCGCTCGCGCAGCTTCTGCTGGCGCTCGGGAGGGAGCTTCTGGAACTCGGGATCGTTGGCCAGCGCCTTCTCCTGCTCCGCGGGCGGCAGGTCCTTGTACTTGCGCAGCCAGTCGCCGGCATGATGCTCCTCGCGCCCGCGCCCGAATCCCGGACCGGCGCCGTGCCGGCCTCCGCCGCCGCCCTGCTGCCAGAAGACAGCGGGCGCGCAGCCGGGCCGGGGCGGCTGCGCCGCGGCTACGGTCACCGCCGCCGCCACCGCCGCGGCCACCAGGATGGGCTTGATCCCGCGCACCGGCTCTCCTTAGCGATGCGCCTGGTGCACGGCCAGGTCATCGAGCATGTCGAAATTCGCGTACAGGTCCTCGTCCTTGTCCAAGGCCTGCAGGTCGCCCACCGCGGTACCCGGCTGGGCGTTCACCGCCTGCGTCGCGGGATGCTCGGCCACCACCGGAGTCAAAGGAGCGCCTCCGCGGAACAGGCTGGCGCCCGCGACCACCAGCGCCAGCATGGCGGCGGCCAGCGCGGGCTTGCG is a window encoding:
- a CDS encoding DUF3106 domain-containing protein → MRGIKPILVAAAVAAAVTVAAAQPPRPGCAPAVFWQQGGGGGRHGAGPGFGRGREEHHAGDWLRKYKDLPPAEQEKALANDPEFQKLPPERQQKLRERLQKFSQLPPEQQQKILDRMQTWENFTPEQRQQARALFQRMRNLAPERRRALVTAYRHLRDMDPQEQQKVLDSPQFKSTFSDDERDLLRGFIGLGVGPGEPEGKGPQTGDRLRLPQPPPQGPPQ